In the genome of Rhodobium gokarnense, one region contains:
- a CDS encoding thermonuclease family protein, whose product MNVLARLAIAACAVAALTTSAVAYEFKGRGEVVDGDTLVIDQQSIRLSGIDAPEAGQRCQRPNGKTWRCDNAAMDRLQAMLAKGDVTCRGDEFDGYERLLAHCTTKDGIEINETLVREGLAWAFVKYSNAYVAQEQEARQARRGIWQADTQPAWAYRAAKWDVGEQKAPDGCPIKGNISRNGRIYHPPWSPWYSRTKISPEKGERWFCSEREALDAGWRAPRWR is encoded by the coding sequence ATGAACGTCCTTGCGCGCCTTGCTATTGCCGCCTGCGCAGTAGCAGCCCTCACCACGTCCGCTGTCGCCTACGAGTTCAAAGGTCGGGGTGAGGTGGTTGATGGCGACACGCTGGTGATCGACCAGCAATCGATCCGGCTCTCCGGCATCGACGCCCCCGAAGCGGGACAACGCTGTCAACGCCCCAACGGCAAAACTTGGCGCTGCGACAACGCCGCCATGGATCGTCTCCAGGCCATGCTGGCAAAAGGCGACGTCACCTGCCGAGGTGATGAATTTGACGGCTACGAACGACTCCTGGCCCACTGCACGACCAAAGACGGTATCGAGATCAATGAAACGCTCGTACGCGAGGGCCTGGCCTGGGCATTCGTCAAATACAGCAACGCCTATGTCGCACAGGAACAGGAGGCCCGCCAGGCACGCCGCGGTATCTGGCAGGCCGATACCCAACCGGCCTGGGCCTACCGGGCAGCCAAATGGGACGTCGGCGAGCAGAAGGCACCAGACGGTTGCCCGATCAAGGGCAACATCTCTCGGAACGGGCGGATCTACCATCCGCCGTGGTCGCCCTGGTATAGCCGGACCAAGATCAGCCCCGAGAAGGGCGAACGCTGGTTCTGTAGCGAACGCGAAGCCCTCGACGCTGGCTGGCGGGCACCGCGATGGCGCTGA
- a CDS encoding AAA family ATPase, which produces MARSDLILGLVKAGVTGDTTEARQIAEAIAADERSKKHLGVADRINRVLDRPPPANVNNSRPGLRVRDGSGGILHKEPERPLDTLFVESGIQSACLEIIEEQRRADLLRAHGLEPRHRVLFCGPPGNGKTSLAEALAYELALPLFTVRYEAVVTSYLGETAQRLQRLFEYVRTEPCVLFFDEFDAIGKERGDTNETGEIKRVVTTLLMQLDRLPSYCVLVCATNHHELLDRAAWRRFQFVLQIDSPSEQLMLSYFSHYLQMLGGRPGYTAKRLYDKIKPTNFSEAENFFEDIKRRLILSQGLKDLRAVIDDRVKAFLTRKQFQPTVSGKDA; this is translated from the coding sequence ATGGCGCGCAGCGACCTCATTCTCGGCCTGGTAAAAGCCGGGGTAACAGGGGACACGACCGAAGCTAGGCAAATCGCGGAAGCGATCGCTGCCGATGAGCGTTCTAAAAAGCACCTTGGCGTTGCGGATAGAATAAACCGCGTTCTGGATCGACCACCACCAGCCAACGTCAATAACAGCCGCCCTGGGCTCCGCGTAAGGGATGGCTCTGGTGGCATCCTTCACAAAGAACCAGAGCGGCCGCTCGACACCTTGTTCGTCGAAAGCGGCATTCAGTCAGCATGCCTGGAAATCATTGAAGAGCAACGTCGGGCCGACCTCCTACGCGCCCATGGGCTAGAGCCCCGTCACAGAGTTCTCTTTTGCGGCCCCCCAGGCAACGGTAAAACATCTCTGGCAGAAGCACTGGCTTACGAGCTGGCGCTCCCCTTGTTCACCGTTCGATACGAAGCCGTAGTCACTAGCTACCTCGGCGAAACTGCCCAGCGGTTGCAACGCCTCTTCGAATATGTCCGAACTGAACCGTGTGTCCTCTTTTTTGATGAGTTCGATGCGATCGGCAAAGAACGCGGCGATACGAATGAAACTGGCGAGATCAAAAGGGTTGTCACAACCCTTCTAATGCAACTCGACCGCCTTCCCTCATACTGTGTCCTCGTTTGCGCCACAAACCACCATGAACTTCTTGATCGTGCAGCTTGGCGCAGGTTTCAGTTTGTCTTACAAATCGATTCCCCTTCCGAACAATTGATGCTTAGCTATTTCTCGCATTATCTCCAAATGCTAGGCGGCCGTCCGGGATATACTGCGAAACGACTTTACGATAAGATTAAGCCAACAAATTTCTCTGAAGCGGAGAACTTCTTTGAAGACATAAAGAGGCGACTTATACTATCTCAAGGATTAAAAGATTTGCGAGCGGTGATAGATGATCGTGTGAAGGCTTTTTTGACTAGAAAACAGTTTCAACCAACGGTAAGCGGAAAGGATGCCTAA
- a CDS encoding substrate-binding domain-containing protein, which yields MQRKHVTIYDIAKRAGTSPSTVGAVMNGSWKARRISEARAEEIQRLARDMGYAINLQASALRKERSRIIGMILPMHDNRYFSSISQTFEREARARGLFPVISSTLRDPAIEVEAVKTLLSYRVERIVCTGATDPDSIAEICRARGVPTYNFDLPGSLAPSVISDNYQGARELTDRLIVEVRSRDGDPRRLLFVGGRPSDHNTMQRIKGFSDAIEAASGPVEPGNVLACGYAAAKAAAAIEGYLETHDMPPGIFVNSTIALEGVMNWFGRNGLERLQQLAFGCFDWDPFAALISPNITMVRQDVPTMIEALFEIIDKDEADPGILIKIPPVIVEND from the coding sequence ATGCAGCGAAAGCACGTCACGATCTACGATATCGCCAAGCGGGCCGGCACTTCGCCGAGCACGGTCGGGGCGGTCATGAACGGATCGTGGAAGGCGCGCCGTATCAGCGAGGCGCGGGCGGAGGAGATCCAGCGGCTCGCCCGCGACATGGGCTACGCCATCAACCTGCAGGCGAGCGCCCTGCGCAAGGAGCGCTCGCGGATCATCGGCATGATCCTGCCCATGCACGACAACCGCTATTTCAGCTCCATCTCGCAGACCTTCGAGCGCGAGGCGCGGGCGCGCGGCCTGTTCCCGGTCATCTCCTCGACGTTGCGCGACCCGGCGATCGAGGTCGAGGCGGTGAAGACGCTGCTCAGTTACCGGGTCGAGCGGATCGTCTGCACCGGCGCCACCGATCCGGACAGCATCGCCGAGATCTGCCGGGCGCGGGGCGTGCCGACCTACAATTTCGACCTGCCGGGATCGCTGGCGCCTTCTGTGATTTCCGACAACTACCAGGGGGCGCGGGAACTGACCGACAGGCTCATCGTCGAGGTACGCTCGCGCGACGGCGATCCGCGCCGACTCCTCTTCGTCGGCGGCCGGCCGAGCGATCACAACACGATGCAGCGCATCAAGGGGTTTTCCGATGCCATCGAGGCGGCGAGCGGCCCGGTGGAGCCCGGCAATGTGCTCGCCTGCGGCTATGCCGCGGCAAAGGCGGCGGCGGCCATCGAGGGCTATCTGGAAACCCACGACATGCCGCCGGGGATTTTCGTCAACTCCACGATCGCGCTGGAAGGCGTCATGAACTGGTTCGGCAGGAACGGCCTGGAGCGTCTGCAGCAACTTGCATTCGGGTGCTTCGACTGGGACCCGTTCGCGGCCCTGATCTCGCCCAACATCACCATGGTCCGCCAGGATGTGCCGACGATGATCGAGGCGCTGTTCGAGATCATCGACAAGGACGAGGCCGACCCCGGCATCCTGATCAAGATCCCGCCCGTCATTGTCGAAAACGACTGA
- a CDS encoding helix-turn-helix domain-containing protein: protein MSAKMPNSIDVFVGSRVRLQRMLLNMSQERLGAELGITFQQIQKYEKGTNRISASRLQEIANVLQVPVAFFFQDKGQPAGSVLVAGDAPDYELVADFLSSREGIALSKAFTKIKNPKTRQAIVALAKTLAEEGDKQIIEFPGRMHTAKPHVEP from the coding sequence ATGTCGGCAAAAATGCCCAATTCCATCGATGTCTTCGTTGGTTCGCGGGTTCGTTTGCAGCGTATGCTCCTGAATATGTCGCAAGAGCGCCTGGGCGCCGAATTGGGGATCACTTTCCAGCAGATTCAGAAATACGAAAAAGGCACGAATCGCATCAGCGCGTCGCGGTTGCAGGAAATCGCGAACGTCTTGCAGGTGCCGGTTGCCTTTTTCTTTCAGGATAAAGGTCAACCAGCCGGGTCCGTGCTGGTTGCCGGTGACGCGCCGGACTATGAGCTGGTGGCGGACTTTCTCAGTTCCCGTGAGGGCATCGCTCTCAGCAAGGCATTCACGAAAATCAAAAACCCCAAGACCCGTCAGGCAATCGTGGCGCTTGCCAAGACGCTGGCGGAAGAGGGTGACAAACAGATCATCGAATTTCCTGGCCGCATGCACACCGCCAAACCCCACGTGGAGCCATAG
- a CDS encoding S8 family serine peptidase — MEVLGEMDLEALATIPDGFQPAGDETTLARTLYATMPTLESFRTLLSCWNDYKNNIDPPRGFTGWRAVFDLLLDVHPWGPKDRLDQAAINEIAEHLPLNDDEAVNLEIEIFPTSNQDKRNEWRRSVRSWIRAANGEILDQSTIAEDGFIYEALLVNLPAGEVRALIGQPDQPGSLAQLEGIQFIQAQTIAQSIPSPDDTIEEAEKVDFAAFSPDAPQRAVLLDGTPVAQHPALTDGVSIEDLNDLVGQTIVSDRKHATAMASLILRGDLRGDGAPLQDSSLLAVPVLIDTNGSTESPPNRLFVDIIHSTLYQLFAGDEPLAPDAFVVNFSIGIRNHGYANRISSLARLIDWWANAHGVLFVISAGNNESPIEILNTGYSAFEALNTEDKRKKILEALHQQRHIRTLLSPAEALNPISVGALSQDVIDHQPPHDASIFSLHMNEEAVPQISSCLGLGHVKAIKPDILSIGGKQEVRLQPSGNDVRIRPSTALKRSGLVVAAANATGGVVNSHGTSDAAALTTRSLLLAAEALTTEGGPYEGQELPRRQLALMTKALAIHAARWPTEADEIKNIALQEYGAHGHKRAKDDISRFYGHGILDVDLMTSSPETGATAVGYGHLRKDQALVFKLPKPPSMSGQKMPRTMRVTVAWFSPMNPSRAQYRLAALEPICTENHHSDTDNQWGFSMKSASDCPDINAQKKGTVFSRRLTNAVQKVPSFGDEESIPICIQCRDAASGGLSPDEEIEFAVVVSLQAEIETQFDILDEIQQAIQTSVVVGQ; from the coding sequence TTGGAAGTTTTAGGTGAAATGGACCTAGAGGCCCTAGCCACCATTCCAGATGGCTTCCAGCCAGCAGGTGACGAAACTACTCTGGCGCGCACGCTATACGCCACTATGCCGACGCTTGAGTCATTTCGAACCCTCTTAAGTTGTTGGAATGATTACAAAAACAACATAGATCCTCCTCGCGGCTTTACGGGCTGGCGCGCTGTTTTTGATTTGTTGCTGGATGTTCACCCATGGGGACCGAAAGATCGCCTTGACCAGGCGGCAATCAACGAGATTGCCGAACACCTCCCCTTAAACGACGACGAGGCCGTAAACCTCGAAATCGAGATATTTCCGACCTCTAACCAAGACAAACGAAATGAATGGCGTCGGTCCGTGAGAAGCTGGATCAGAGCCGCAAATGGGGAGATTTTGGATCAAAGCACGATCGCAGAGGATGGCTTCATCTATGAAGCACTCCTCGTCAATCTGCCAGCGGGAGAAGTGAGGGCGCTAATCGGTCAACCCGACCAGCCTGGGAGTTTGGCCCAACTCGAAGGTATTCAGTTTATCCAAGCTCAGACAATTGCACAAAGCATCCCGTCTCCCGACGATACAATTGAAGAGGCCGAGAAAGTAGATTTTGCGGCTTTCTCACCCGACGCACCACAACGTGCTGTCTTGCTGGATGGCACGCCGGTCGCTCAGCATCCAGCCCTGACCGATGGCGTCTCCATTGAAGACCTCAACGATCTCGTCGGCCAGACGATTGTAAGTGATCGAAAACACGCGACCGCCATGGCATCTTTGATTTTGAGGGGCGATCTTCGTGGCGATGGAGCACCGCTTCAGGATTCAAGTCTGCTCGCCGTGCCTGTGCTTATTGATACTAACGGCTCTACCGAGTCGCCGCCAAACCGACTTTTTGTCGATATCATTCACAGCACTCTCTACCAACTATTTGCAGGTGATGAGCCTCTCGCCCCGGACGCGTTTGTTGTAAACTTCTCCATTGGCATCAGAAATCATGGCTACGCAAACCGGATTAGTTCACTAGCGCGGTTGATTGACTGGTGGGCAAACGCCCATGGGGTACTTTTCGTTATTTCTGCAGGGAATAACGAAAGCCCAATTGAAATTTTGAATACCGGATATTCCGCTTTTGAAGCCCTAAACACTGAGGATAAGCGGAAAAAGATCTTAGAAGCACTGCATCAACAACGCCATATCCGGACCCTGCTATCCCCAGCGGAAGCACTCAATCCGATTTCAGTCGGAGCATTGTCCCAAGACGTCATCGATCACCAGCCGCCGCATGACGCAAGTATTTTCTCATTGCACATGAATGAAGAAGCCGTGCCGCAGATTTCGAGCTGTTTAGGCTTAGGGCATGTGAAAGCAATCAAACCAGATATTCTATCAATTGGTGGTAAACAAGAAGTCCGATTACAGCCTTCGGGCAATGACGTCCGCATACGTCCTTCAACAGCCCTGAAACGGTCCGGGCTCGTTGTAGCTGCTGCCAATGCAACAGGCGGTGTTGTGAACTCCCATGGAACTAGTGACGCTGCCGCTTTGACGACGCGGTCATTGCTGCTCGCAGCCGAAGCACTCACGACTGAAGGGGGGCCCTACGAGGGGCAGGAGCTTCCCCGGCGACAACTTGCTCTGATGACAAAGGCTCTTGCGATCCACGCCGCACGTTGGCCCACAGAAGCTGATGAGATCAAGAATATTGCTTTGCAAGAATACGGTGCCCATGGGCACAAGCGAGCAAAAGATGACATCTCCCGTTTTTACGGTCATGGCATCTTGGATGTGGATTTGATGACCTCCTCCCCTGAAACCGGAGCAACAGCGGTCGGCTACGGGCATCTTAGAAAAGATCAGGCGCTTGTCTTCAAGCTACCGAAACCACCCTCGATGTCCGGACAAAAAATGCCACGAACGATGCGAGTAACAGTCGCGTGGTTTTCACCCATGAATCCATCTCGGGCGCAGTATCGTCTTGCAGCCCTAGAACCAATTTGTACTGAAAACCATCATTCCGATACAGATAATCAATGGGGCTTTTCTATGAAATCGGCTTCTGATTGCCCTGACATCAATGCACAGAAGAAGGGAACGGTTTTTTCCCGCCGCCTCACAAACGCGGTTCAGAAGGTGCCCTCTTTCGGGGATGAAGAATCCATCCCGATCTGCATCCAATGCCGAGATGCCGCCAGTGGTGGATTAAGTCCTGACGAAGAGATTGAGTTCGCAGTTGTCGTTTCGCTTCAAGCCGAAATCGAAACCCAGTTTGATATCCTCGACGAGATACAACAGGCTATTCAAACTAGCGTGGTTGTCGGCCAATAA
- a CDS encoding mitochondrial fission ELM1 family protein has product MNIAEILPRIETRHDFSNLSAWIVDNGAVGDVKQCRGIANALNLTDVELIPLQLPHPPKLVRRLFPGIGCRIPPPPYPDVVFSSGSDAAFATRLIKQASPATVAVHLAKTHVPADAFDVVVTPLHMIEDHAGCASGKVLPIFGVPNNITPELLAAERAAWAPVLDQLPKPRLAVLVGGSAGGFRFRPRQVQAFCLDLIGLASLRHYSLMVSTSRRTGRARHEAILSNLELVGMQTHWYDGAADLHDGIRLPYDALNLSGNPLVAFLAMADAIVVTADSLTMTSEACATDKPVYVWGRYEANRPERFGVHVRFQETLRLLGRTSFLVDNDPVPPPNLTPLDETSRIAAHIAKLLRARAAGAVA; this is encoded by the coding sequence ATGAACATTGCGGAGATTTTACCGAGGATAGAAACTCGGCATGACTTCAGTAACCTTTCCGCCTGGATTGTCGACAACGGCGCAGTCGGCGACGTCAAACAATGCCGGGGCATCGCCAACGCTCTCAACCTGACCGACGTCGAACTGATCCCTCTCCAATTGCCACACCCGCCGAAGCTGGTCCGGCGGCTGTTCCCCGGCATCGGGTGCCGGATTCCGCCGCCGCCGTATCCGGATGTCGTGTTCAGTTCCGGGTCGGATGCGGCGTTCGCAACCCGCCTGATCAAACAGGCCAGCCCGGCCACCGTCGCGGTTCACCTGGCCAAGACCCACGTCCCGGCGGACGCGTTCGATGTGGTCGTGACCCCGCTCCATATGATTGAGGATCATGCCGGGTGTGCCAGCGGCAAGGTGCTGCCGATCTTCGGCGTGCCCAACAACATCACCCCCGAACTGCTGGCCGCTGAGCGTGCTGCCTGGGCGCCGGTACTGGACCAACTACCAAAACCGCGACTGGCCGTGCTCGTCGGCGGCAGTGCGGGCGGGTTCAGGTTCCGGCCGCGTCAGGTGCAGGCCTTTTGCCTTGATCTGATCGGGCTCGCCTCGCTCCGGCACTATTCCCTGATGGTGTCGACCTCCCGCAGGACGGGCCGGGCCCGGCACGAAGCGATCCTGAGCAACCTCGAACTGGTCGGGATGCAGACCCATTGGTACGACGGCGCAGCCGATCTCCATGATGGGATCAGGCTGCCATACGATGCTCTGAACCTCAGCGGCAATCCGCTCGTCGCGTTTCTGGCGATGGCGGATGCCATTGTGGTGACGGCGGACTCGCTGACGATGACCTCGGAAGCCTGCGCCACCGACAAGCCCGTCTACGTCTGGGGCCGGTACGAGGCCAACAGGCCGGAACGGTTCGGCGTCCATGTGCGGTTTCAGGAAACGCTGCGCTTGCTCGGGCGGACCTCGTTTCTGGTGGATAACGACCCGGTGCCGCCACCCAATCTCACGCCGCTGGACGAAACGTCCCGGATTGCAGCGCATATCGCCAAGCTGCTGCGGGCACGCGCGGCCGGGGCTGTGGCATGA
- a CDS encoding STM4504/CBY_0614 family protein, with protein sequence MPIFETFKKRMRRQRGDIFDVFQYETAPDSLRNQIVQIMFSVVGGQEEYWINYGQDGGVKEAYKIIVETLRRERGVFRLPPTRQHQNEDFSVELANYILSEPDIEEFLSAVELLCRVIENVVGDFNYRRFQDSKEKSAEAIKEINHRFREHGLGFEYDGELIRVDSELVHSETVKPALTLLRNGRFSGAEEEFLGAYDDYKNGKYEDALTDALKALESVLKEILARRGWSHDPNRDSFSKLLNVAFDNHLVPGFWQSHFAALRSTLEAGVPTARNRLGGHGQGTATREIPPHLVGYVLHMTASAIVFLVKSDETLP encoded by the coding sequence GTGCCAATTTTTGAAACGTTTAAAAAGCGCATGCGAAGGCAACGTGGTGATATTTTCGATGTATTTCAATATGAAACGGCCCCGGACAGTCTACGCAATCAAATTGTTCAGATAATGTTTAGCGTTGTTGGTGGCCAAGAGGAATACTGGATCAACTACGGACAGGATGGTGGAGTTAAAGAAGCCTACAAAATTATTGTTGAAACTCTTCGGCGGGAACGGGGAGTTTTTCGTTTGCCTCCAACTAGGCAGCACCAAAACGAAGACTTTTCTGTGGAGCTTGCAAATTATATTTTATCTGAGCCGGATATTGAAGAATTTCTCAGTGCAGTTGAGCTTCTGTGCCGCGTAATCGAAAATGTTGTGGGTGATTTCAATTATCGCCGTTTCCAAGATTCGAAGGAAAAATCGGCTGAAGCGATCAAAGAGATCAATCATCGTTTCAGAGAGCATGGTCTTGGTTTCGAATATGATGGTGAGTTAATTAGAGTCGATAGCGAGTTAGTTCATTCTGAGACTGTTAAACCGGCATTAACTTTATTAAGAAATGGCCGGTTTAGTGGGGCAGAGGAAGAATTTCTCGGTGCTTATGATGATTACAAAAATGGGAAATACGAAGATGCACTTACAGACGCATTAAAAGCCTTGGAGAGCGTATTAAAGGAGATATTAGCTCGCCGTGGGTGGAGTCATGATCCTAACAGAGATTCTTTTAGTAAATTGTTGAACGTTGCTTTCGACAATCACCTCGTGCCCGGTTTTTGGCAAAGTCATTTTGCAGCATTGCGGAGCACGTTGGAGGCGGGGGTGCCTACAGCTAGAAACCGCCTTGGGGGGCACGGTCAAGGCACAGCTACTCGGGAGATACCTCCGCATCTGGTTGGATATGTTTTGCATATGACGGCTTCGGCCATTGTTTTCCTTGTGAAATCGGATGAGACATTGCCTTAA
- a CDS encoding phage integrase N-terminal domain-containing protein: protein MNDLALALTRLCRHNRDGSRATQANRLRGLKALANDLHRLGYKLPRADSLKPKHVTALVTDWQGRGLSPATLKNRLGWVRWWAEKVNKASVVPRANADLGIDPRGAAAVNRAWQLSNDTQLADPHMQTSLELMAAFGLRLEEALKLRPHDADDGHVLRLQGSWTKGGRPRDVPIRTEHQRAVLAKAQTLVGRNSLIPTERSYIQHRKAFEYQSLKAGLANLHGLRHAYAQTRYVELTGWICPRQGGPLPKGMTSNQQRLDRHARLVIAAELGHGRVSITATYLG from the coding sequence GTGAACGACCTCGCCCTGGCCCTGACCCGGTTGTGCCGCCACAACCGCGACGGCTCTCGGGCGACCCAGGCCAACCGCTTGCGGGGGCTGAAAGCCCTGGCGAACGATCTCCACCGCCTCGGCTACAAACTCCCCCGCGCCGACTCCCTCAAGCCCAAACACGTCACCGCTCTGGTCACCGACTGGCAAGGCCGGGGCCTCAGCCCCGCCACGCTCAAAAACCGCTTGGGCTGGGTGCGCTGGTGGGCGGAGAAGGTCAATAAGGCCTCGGTGGTGCCGCGCGCCAATGCCGACCTCGGCATTGATCCGCGCGGCGCGGCTGCGGTGAACCGTGCCTGGCAGCTCTCGAACGATACCCAGCTTGCCGATCCGCACATGCAAACCTCGCTGGAACTGATGGCCGCGTTCGGCCTGCGCCTCGAAGAAGCCCTCAAACTGCGCCCGCATGACGCCGACGACGGCCATGTCCTGCGCTTACAGGGCTCATGGACCAAGGGCGGGCGGCCCCGTGATGTCCCGATCCGAACCGAACATCAGCGTGCCGTCCTCGCCAAAGCGCAAACGCTCGTCGGCCGAAACTCCCTGATCCCGACCGAGCGCAGCTACATCCAGCACCGCAAGGCGTTTGAATACCAGTCCCTCAAAGCCGGGCTCGCCAACCTCCACGGCCTGCGGCACGCCTATGCCCAAACCCGCTATGTCGAACTGACCGGCTGGATCTGCCCGCGACAGGGCGGCCCGCTCCCGAAAGGTATGACGTCTAACCAACAACGCCTCGACCGCCACGCCCGGTTGGTCATTGCCGCCGAACTCGGTCACGGCCGCGTCAGCATCACGGCGACCTATCTGGGATGA
- a CDS encoding tyrosine-type recombinase/integrase: protein MRIYAATGERLYINADERARFLAVADAAGGPVQTLCLTLAYTGCRLSEALALTPAAIQLGPGIIAIRCLKKRDKVIVREVPVPPVLLALLDRVHEVHHAQRAGPIATTTPLWPYHRATAWRIVKTVMERAAISGPQATAKGLRHGFGVHAIRYGVQLNMLQKWMGHASMSTTAIYANATGSEERMIAERMWM from the coding sequence ATGCGTATCTACGCCGCCACGGGGGAGCGGCTGTACATCAACGCGGATGAACGGGCTCGCTTCCTGGCGGTGGCCGATGCCGCAGGCGGCCCGGTCCAGACCTTGTGCCTGACCCTCGCCTATACCGGCTGTCGCCTGTCCGAAGCGTTGGCGCTTACGCCAGCCGCGATTCAGCTGGGGCCAGGCATCATTGCCATCCGCTGTCTGAAAAAGCGGGACAAGGTCATCGTACGGGAAGTCCCGGTGCCGCCGGTCTTGTTGGCGCTACTAGACCGCGTGCATGAGGTTCATCATGCGCAGCGGGCGGGGCCGATTGCGACGACCACGCCGCTGTGGCCGTACCACCGCGCGACTGCGTGGCGGATCGTCAAAACGGTGATGGAACGGGCGGCCATCAGCGGGCCGCAGGCCACCGCCAAGGGCTTGCGCCACGGGTTCGGCGTTCACGCCATCCGCTACGGCGTCCAACTCAACATGCTGCAAAAATGGATGGGCCATGCCTCGATGAGCACTACCGCGATCTATGCGAATGCGACGGGGAGCGAAGAGCGGATGATTGCGGAACGGATGTGGATGTGA
- a CDS encoding tyrosine-type recombinase/integrase — MPKLYLTDTFVRSARCPADKYQELFWDHPKGLDGQVRQGATNGLGLRVTAQGAKAFVHVYRFDGKRRRVALGAPGTLNVGSARLLVQQRENQIRAGEDPDAAKVDYHQKHTTLVSDIAERYWRDHISKKSAKYQNQYWRYICAAARPTPTHNNRRGRNKRCAYADFGSMYGQRSVTAIKPTDVANFLDQFEAAGSWNTAYRHLKAMFNWAIRMQIIDMRNPCDPIRQKTVLRQRRDYTPAQIKAIARHIFAPVFDAPPPLDGLTGDAKREQALANGRLTQQNAQMEELCHFMGILFLTMARPNELRHAEFAHFDLDQLIWHKHHTKGIKLSRAVYEYAYRSVPIHPKVAELVRRQRSRWPNAALVFPSHADPTQPRDNFRKPLARFKQLDGVPEHFQLYDLKRIAISLMLVGQGVRREDVSHYVDHKGNLETTMIYDLGFVDPMRPVTDKLGQLLGV, encoded by the coding sequence ATGCCGAAACTATACTTAACTGATACCTTTGTTCGCTCTGCCAGATGCCCGGCCGATAAATACCAGGAACTGTTCTGGGATCACCCCAAGGGATTGGACGGTCAAGTGCGCCAGGGTGCGACCAACGGCCTGGGCCTGCGGGTGACCGCCCAAGGGGCCAAGGCGTTCGTCCATGTCTATCGCTTCGACGGCAAGCGCCGTCGGGTGGCCCTGGGAGCGCCGGGGACTCTGAACGTGGGTTCCGCCCGCTTGCTGGTCCAGCAACGCGAGAACCAGATCAGGGCAGGCGAAGACCCGGACGCCGCGAAGGTCGACTACCATCAGAAGCACACCACCTTGGTCAGCGACATCGCTGAACGCTACTGGCGGGACCACATTTCAAAAAAATCGGCGAAATATCAAAATCAGTACTGGCGGTACATCTGCGCCGCTGCACGGCCAACCCCGACGCACAACAACAGGCGCGGCCGGAACAAACGATGCGCGTATGCGGATTTCGGGTCAATGTACGGTCAGCGTTCGGTGACAGCGATCAAACCGACCGACGTTGCGAACTTCCTTGATCAGTTTGAGGCAGCCGGGAGCTGGAACACCGCCTATCGGCACCTCAAGGCTATGTTTAATTGGGCGATCCGGATGCAAATCATCGATATGCGCAACCCGTGTGATCCAATTCGGCAAAAGACCGTGCTGCGCCAGCGCCGCGACTACACCCCGGCCCAGATCAAGGCGATCGCCCGCCATATCTTCGCGCCGGTGTTCGATGCGCCGCCGCCGCTCGACGGCCTCACCGGCGATGCCAAACGCGAACAGGCGCTCGCCAACGGTCGCCTGACGCAACAGAACGCCCAGATGGAGGAGTTATGCCACTTCATGGGCATCCTGTTCCTGACGATGGCCCGGCCGAATGAGCTGCGCCATGCGGAGTTCGCGCACTTCGACCTCGACCAGCTCATTTGGCACAAACATCATACCAAAGGGATCAAACTGTCCCGGGCGGTCTACGAGTACGCCTACCGCTCGGTGCCGATCCATCCCAAGGTGGCGGAGCTGGTCCGCCGGCAGCGCAGCCGCTGGCCGAACGCGGCGCTGGTGTTCCCATCGCATGCGGATCCGACCCAACCCCGCGACAACTTCCGCAAGCCGCTCGCCCGGTTCAAACAGCTGGACGGCGTGCCGGAACATTTTCAGCTCTATGATTTGAAGCGGATCGCGATCTCGCTGATGCTGGTGGGGCAGGGGGTCCGCCGCGAGGACGTCAGCCACTACGTTGACCATAAGGGCAACCTCGAGACCACCATGATCTATGACCTGGGGTTTGTAGACCCGATGCGCCCCGTCACCGACAAGCTGGGCCAACTCCTCGGCGTTTAG